In Gordonia phthalatica, one genomic interval encodes:
- a CDS encoding Eco57I restriction-modification methylase domain-containing protein: MASFDSIVIGEAWISEHYFTTDSAKESFHGKVLELRKLWDAEKKADRATVRDSLLASAGALQTALAGLAENPDTAPQAHTLIRTAFGYPSTLGTFTAERAGSELEIPNATLGDATSVLFLQAVPVTAIEDLLDPATGLLISPAVEDGKPIESASKAVSAAFRSDAPPAFVVVQAGQWLLLAEAERWAEGRYLAVDLLVVAERRHEARGGEIDRVAAMFGRQALLPDADGNIWWSGVLADSVKHTVGVSKDLREGIRLSIEIIANEVVRRRTKKSLSLDGIDGQDLAKHSLRFLYRILFLLYAEASPEMRVLPTGAAEYEEGYGLDRLRELTLTELTSARARTGTHLYESLATLFRLVDEGHTPAVRADDADDPAPGLEFQPLRADLFAPASTALIDEVGLGNEAMQQVLEHLLLSKESKGRRGGDRGFISYAELGINQLGAVYEGLMSYTGFFAEEDLYEVAKNGDPEKGSWVVPVDRSDHLDEKDFVRAVDEATGEAKPVLHRKGTFVFRLAGRERQQSASYYTPEVLTKFVVSQALEELLDQNDERTTPEQILELSICEPALGSGAFAIEAVRQLAAEYLKRKQEDLGELIDADQYPIELQKVKAHIALHQVYGVDLNATAVELAEISLWLDTMVAGLQAPWFGLHLRRGNSLIGARRAVYAPNLLTKKQWLKAVPRDVPLTSRWLSHDERSEECVETIGTGIHHFLLPSEGWGAVIDTTEAKKYAPDKREELRLWRNEIRKSPNKAIVKRLTALAQRVETLWDFTLRRLMIAESEIRRDIHLWGSDPVDHTPAVTREDIETVLRDPNGAYLRLRRAMDAWCAIWSWPLTTDIEPPDWDHWVGGLEAILGVSPKAGKFEKYGQTSLAGDMNWQELDVAEDTDRTFAQAQPIEKALNAFPWMTVAAEVADKQGYFHWELDFAPVFTRGGFDLQVGNPPWVRPDVNIDELLAEGDPWWQLKTKSTQIEDAEHVEIALNLPGMRGFVLDSITETLAVRAALSSAQLYPLQAGLRADLYRCFMELTWRNAKSTGSVGLIHLESHFTDEKAGSLRAETYRRLRRHWQFINELQLFEIQHQKRFGVNVYGPTREPNFVQAASLYHPDTVTRSLEHDGSGTEPGIKDPDGNWDLRPHAARIVQVDVGTLRSWHAVLETDDVPINQTRMVYAVNRSSDAVLNKMSSAPRLAALDLRFSAGWNETTDRAKKRFKPAWGRAESWGEVILQGPHLYVGNPFYKSPNETMRNHLDWTAVDLESLPADAVPITSYKPMGDRDRYDAAYTHWQTEPEDSVSARQFYRVAWRNQAANTGERTLIPAIIPPGAAHVDGIYSAGAPDSNMTIIPLLNAFLSSLLADFSVRSAPKSNIRANVAERMPFVDDAAGRNALILRALRLNCLTDAYAELFSATWHSNFLEDSWTDSHPVLMERPLAVPESAWSPAVPLRRAILRRQALLEIDVLVAISLGITVEELCTIYRTQFPVLAGYDRKQVAFDANGRTVPTRVLQAWRRSGEPSQGFQQAEMHPGSKIWYTYRTPFIFLDREQDMRTSYAEFVIRLKKT, from the coding sequence TCCGGATACCGCGCCGCAGGCGCACACCCTGATCCGCACGGCGTTCGGGTACCCGTCGACGCTGGGCACGTTCACCGCCGAGCGCGCAGGCTCCGAACTGGAGATTCCGAACGCCACACTCGGTGATGCGACGAGTGTGCTGTTCCTGCAAGCGGTTCCAGTCACCGCTATCGAGGATCTGCTCGATCCGGCAACGGGTCTGCTGATCTCGCCTGCCGTGGAGGACGGTAAGCCGATCGAGTCGGCGTCGAAGGCGGTGTCGGCGGCGTTCCGCTCGGATGCACCGCCGGCATTCGTGGTGGTGCAGGCCGGGCAGTGGCTGCTGCTGGCCGAGGCCGAACGCTGGGCGGAGGGCCGGTATCTGGCCGTCGACCTGCTGGTGGTCGCCGAGCGCCGACACGAGGCGCGCGGCGGCGAAATCGACCGTGTCGCCGCGATGTTCGGGCGGCAGGCGCTGCTGCCGGACGCGGACGGCAACATCTGGTGGTCGGGGGTACTGGCCGATTCGGTGAAGCACACCGTCGGGGTGTCGAAGGACCTGCGCGAAGGCATCCGCCTGTCGATCGAGATCATCGCCAACGAGGTGGTGCGGCGGCGCACCAAGAAGAGCTTGAGCCTGGACGGGATCGACGGGCAGGACCTGGCCAAGCATTCGCTGCGGTTCCTGTACCGGATCCTGTTCCTCCTGTATGCGGAGGCGTCCCCGGAGATGCGGGTACTGCCGACCGGCGCCGCCGAGTACGAGGAGGGCTACGGCCTGGACCGGCTGCGGGAGTTGACGCTCACCGAGCTGACCTCGGCGCGGGCCCGCACCGGCACACACCTGTACGAGTCGCTGGCGACGCTGTTCCGCCTCGTCGACGAGGGCCACACACCTGCCGTCCGAGCCGATGACGCCGACGATCCGGCACCGGGTCTGGAGTTTCAGCCGCTGCGTGCCGACCTGTTCGCGCCCGCGTCGACGGCCCTGATCGACGAGGTGGGGCTCGGCAACGAGGCGATGCAGCAGGTACTCGAACATCTGCTGCTGTCGAAGGAGTCCAAGGGCCGCCGGGGCGGCGATCGCGGTTTCATCTCGTACGCGGAGCTGGGCATCAACCAGTTGGGTGCGGTGTACGAGGGCCTGATGAGCTATACCGGTTTCTTCGCCGAGGAAGACTTGTACGAGGTCGCGAAGAACGGTGATCCCGAGAAGGGTTCGTGGGTGGTTCCGGTGGACCGCTCCGATCACCTGGATGAGAAGGACTTCGTCCGCGCGGTCGACGAGGCGACCGGCGAGGCGAAGCCTGTCCTGCACCGCAAGGGCACGTTCGTGTTCCGGCTCGCCGGCCGCGAGCGTCAGCAGTCGGCGTCGTACTACACGCCCGAGGTGTTGACGAAGTTCGTGGTCTCCCAGGCCCTGGAGGAACTGCTCGATCAGAACGATGAGCGGACCACGCCCGAGCAGATCCTGGAACTGAGCATCTGCGAGCCGGCCCTCGGCTCGGGCGCATTCGCCATCGAGGCGGTCCGCCAGCTCGCCGCCGAATACCTCAAGCGCAAGCAGGAGGATCTGGGCGAGCTGATCGACGCCGACCAGTACCCGATCGAGTTGCAGAAGGTGAAGGCGCACATTGCCCTACACCAGGTGTACGGCGTCGACCTCAACGCCACCGCCGTGGAGCTGGCGGAGATCTCGCTGTGGCTGGACACAATGGTCGCGGGCCTGCAGGCCCCGTGGTTCGGTCTGCACCTGCGCCGCGGCAACTCACTGATCGGTGCCCGCCGCGCGGTCTACGCCCCGAACCTGCTGACGAAGAAGCAGTGGCTCAAGGCCGTCCCCCGCGACGTCCCGCTGACCTCCCGCTGGTTGAGCCACGACGAACGAAGTGAGGAGTGTGTCGAAACCATAGGCACCGGCATCCACCACTTCCTCCTCCCCTCCGAGGGCTGGGGCGCCGTCATCGACACTACCGAAGCCAAGAAGTACGCGCCCGACAAGCGCGAAGAACTCCGTTTGTGGCGCAACGAAATCCGCAAGTCCCCGAACAAGGCGATCGTCAAACGCCTCACCGCCCTCGCACAGCGAGTGGAAACTCTCTGGGACTTCACTCTGCGCCGCTTGATGATCGCCGAATCGGAGATCCGCCGCGACATCCACCTGTGGGGCTCGGATCCTGTCGACCACACCCCCGCAGTGACGCGCGAGGACATCGAAACCGTCCTCCGCGACCCGAACGGCGCCTACCTACGCCTGCGCCGAGCAATGGACGCGTGGTGCGCAATCTGGTCATGGCCGCTGACCACCGATATCGAACCGCCGGACTGGGATCACTGGGTCGGTGGCCTGGAAGCCATTCTGGGTGTGTCACCGAAGGCCGGGAAGTTCGAGAAATACGGTCAGACCAGCCTCGCCGGCGACATGAACTGGCAAGAACTCGACGTCGCAGAAGACACCGACCGCACCTTCGCACAGGCGCAGCCGATCGAGAAGGCACTCAACGCATTCCCCTGGATGACGGTCGCGGCCGAGGTTGCAGACAAGCAAGGCTACTTCCATTGGGAGCTGGACTTCGCGCCGGTCTTCACCCGCGGTGGGTTCGATCTGCAGGTCGGAAATCCACCCTGGGTGCGACCAGATGTCAACATTGATGAATTGCTAGCTGAGGGCGACCCGTGGTGGCAACTCAAGACGAAGTCGACTCAGATCGAGGATGCTGAGCATGTCGAGATCGCGCTGAACCTCCCCGGGATGCGCGGCTTCGTTTTGGACTCCATCACCGAGACTTTGGCTGTGCGCGCCGCGTTGTCGTCTGCTCAGCTGTATCCGCTACAGGCGGGCCTGCGAGCGGACCTCTATCGCTGCTTCATGGAATTGACGTGGCGAAATGCCAAATCGACAGGTTCGGTCGGCCTCATCCACCTCGAATCCCACTTCACCGACGAGAAGGCCGGCAGCCTCCGCGCCGAGACCTACCGACGACTGCGGAGACACTGGCAGTTCATCAACGAACTTCAATTGTTCGAGATTCAGCACCAGAAGAGGTTCGGTGTGAACGTCTATGGTCCGACGCGTGAACCCAACTTCGTCCAGGCAGCGTCGTTGTACCATCCGGACACCGTCACCCGGTCACTCGAACATGACGGTTCAGGAACCGAACCGGGGATCAAGGATCCTGATGGAAACTGGGATCTTCGTCCCCACGCCGCTCGCATCGTTCAAGTTGATGTGGGGACTCTCCGGTCGTGGCACGCTGTCCTTGAGACTGACGATGTCCCGATCAACCAGACCCGCATGGTCTACGCCGTCAACCGATCCTCGGACGCGGTTCTCAACAAGATGTCGTCGGCACCGCGGTTGGCTGCACTCGATCTCCGCTTCTCCGCAGGCTGGAACGAAACAACCGATCGCGCAAAAAAGAGGTTCAAACCTGCTTGGGGCCGCGCGGAGTCATGGGGTGAGGTGATTCTCCAAGGACCTCACCTCTACGTCGGAAACCCATTCTACAAGAGCCCCAACGAGACGATGCGGAATCACCTCGACTGGACCGCGGTCGATCTGGAAAGCCTCCCCGCTGACGCCGTCCCGATCACATCCTACAAACCCATGGGCGACCGCGACCGCTATGACGCGGCTTACACGCACTGGCAAACCGAACCAGAGGATTCCGTATCGGCCCGTCAGTTCTATAGGGTTGCCTGGCGCAATCAGGCCGCGAACACCGGTGAGCGCACCCTAATCCCCGCCATCATTCCACCCGGCGCTGCCCACGTCGACGGCATCTATTCCGCGGGCGCACCCGATTCAAACATGACGATCATCCCGTTGCTGAACGCCTTCCTCTCCAGCCTCCTGGCCGATTTCAGCGTCAGATCTGCACCAAAGTCCAACATTCGGGCGAACGTCGCCGAGCGTATGCCGTTCGTAGACGACGCAGCCGGACGGAATGCTCTCATTCTACGGGCTCTTCGTCTGAACTGTCTGACGGACGCATATGCAGAATTATTTTCCGCCACTTGGCATAGTAACTTTCTTGAAGATTCATGGACGGACAGTCATCCCGTATTGATGGAGCGGCCTCTCGCCGTACCCGAGTCGGCCTGGTCGCCAGCCGTACCGCTCCGACGGGCCATCCTGCGTAGGCAAGCATTGCTGGAGATCGATGTCCTCGTCGCGATCTCGCTCGGGATCACCGTCGAGGAACTCTGCACAATCTATCGCACACAGTTCCCGGTGCTGGCAGGGTACGACCGCAAACAGGTGGCTTTCGACGCGAATGGGCGCACTGTGCCTACGCGGGTACTACAGGCGTGGAGAAGGTCGGGTGAGCCGTCCCAAGGGTTCCAGCAGGCTGAGATGCACCCGGGGAGCAAGATCTGGTATACATACCGGACGCCATTCATATTCTTGGATCGTGAGCAGGATATGCGGACTTCCTACGCGGAGTTCGTTATACGGCTCAAGAAAACTTGA
- a CDS encoding restriction endonuclease, with product MTVALRASLAAKPPPQLPIEGEYLISLPWDDCEPAGVSGARPTGSVGLIHLESHFTDEKAGRLRAETYQRLRRHWQFINELKLFEIQNQRRYGVNVYASRRKPAFRQAASLYHPDTVTRSLEHDGSGTEPGIKDPDGNWDLRPHAARIVQVDVGTLRSWHAVLETDDVPINQTRMVYAVNRSSAEVLAKLAAASRIETLGLQFSLGWMENNATKAKGYYSARWGRAESWGEVILQGPHIYVGNPFYKSPNETMRNHLDWTAVDLESLPADAVPITSYKPMGDRDRYDAAYTHWQTEPEDSVSARQFYRVAWRNMAANTGERTLIPAIIPPGTAHVHGLFSIGYNWEPTDVALVAGCMSSLLLDFAIRVAPKSTIPAATVGRLPLADGGDRGSPLAKSIMLRSLRLNCLTEKYAPLWAACFSSEFADDAWTCDERRVVGGSLGVAEDRWNTSTPLRRASDRRQALLEIDALVAIALGITADELASVYRTQFPVLFGYDRKRDWYDARGRLLQGVTVQSGHQESIGKSLKLPSPVNYDREYDLRRAHQVFLSRITNSA from the coding sequence GTGACAGTCGCATTGCGTGCATCGCTGGCTGCCAAGCCACCACCTCAGCTGCCCATCGAGGGGGAATATCTAATCTCTTTGCCATGGGACGACTGTGAACCTGCAGGCGTATCCGGCGCTAGACCGACAGGTTCGGTCGGCCTCATCCACCTCGAATCCCACTTCACTGACGAGAAGGCCGGCAGACTCCGCGCCGAGACCTACCAGAGGCTGCGACGACACTGGCAGTTCATTAACGAACTCAAGCTCTTTGAGATCCAGAACCAACGTCGATACGGGGTGAACGTCTATGCCTCACGCAGGAAGCCGGCCTTTCGACAGGCAGCGTCGTTGTACCATCCGGACACCGTCACCCGGTCACTCGAACATGACGGTTCAGGAACCGAACCGGGGATCAAGGATCCTGATGGAAACTGGGATCTTCGTCCCCACGCCGCTCGCATCGTTCAAGTTGATGTGGGGACTCTCCGGTCGTGGCACGCTGTCCTTGAGACTGACGATGTCCCGATCAACCAGACCCGCATGGTCTACGCCGTCAACCGATCCTCTGCCGAAGTGCTTGCCAAGCTCGCTGCGGCCTCGCGCATTGAGACATTGGGTCTCCAGTTCTCGCTGGGTTGGATGGAGAACAATGCGACAAAGGCAAAGGGATATTATAGCGCCAGGTGGGGGCGTGCGGAGTCATGGGGTGAGGTGATTCTCCAAGGGCCTCACATCTACGTCGGAAACCCATTCTACAAGAGCCCCAACGAGACGATGCGGAATCACCTCGACTGGACCGCGGTCGATCTGGAAAGCCTCCCCGCTGACGCCGTCCCGATCACATCCTACAAACCCATGGGCGACCGCGACCGCTATGACGCGGCTTACACGCACTGGCAAACCGAACCAGAGGATTCCGTATCGGCTCGTCAGTTCTATAGGGTTGCCTGGCGAAACATGGCTGCGAACACCGGTGAGCGCACCCTAATCCCCGCCATCATTCCACCCGGCACTGCCCACGTTCACGGGCTCTTCTCGATCGGCTACAATTGGGAACCCACAGATGTCGCACTGGTTGCTGGCTGCATGTCCTCGCTACTATTAGACTTTGCGATCCGGGTCGCGCCGAAGTCGACAATTCCTGCTGCCACAGTAGGTCGACTTCCGCTAGCTGATGGAGGCGATCGCGGCAGCCCTCTTGCAAAATCGATCATGCTTCGTTCATTGCGGCTGAACTGCCTCACAGAGAAGTATGCACCGCTATGGGCCGCCTGCTTCTCAAGCGAGTTCGCTGACGACGCCTGGACCTGCGATGAGAGGCGGGTAGTAGGTGGCTCGCTCGGTGTCGCTGAAGATCGGTGGAACACATCCACTCCACTCCGCCGTGCGTCAGACCGACGGCAGGCCCTTCTTGAAATAGACGCGCTTGTTGCAATTGCACTCGGCATTACTGCTGATGAGCTCGCATCCGTGTACCGTACGCAGTTCCCGGTGCTTTTTGGATACGATCGAAAGCGTGACTGGTATGACGCGCGCGGTCGGCTGCTGCAGGGCGTAACAGTCCAGTCGGGTCATCAAGAAAGCATCGGCAAATCCTTGAAGTTGCCCTCGCCAGTTAATTACGACCGCGAATATGACCTAAGGCGCGCCCATCAAGTTTTCTTGAGCCGTATAACGAACTCCGCGTAG
- a CDS encoding tyrosine-type recombinase/integrase, with protein sequence MRRGEVAQVHPGNDLVWDANGWSLVVHGKGMKQRILPVPDDLASALQSVDDGFLFPSPTGGHLSAHWVGTLVSRALADGTTMHQLRHLCATEIHNETHDVRLVQTLLGHASLATTQRYLAVDESRMRDALVRRAKEWYAD encoded by the coding sequence ATGCGCCGCGGCGAGGTTGCTCAAGTGCACCCCGGAAACGATCTCGTTTGGGACGCCAACGGCTGGTCGCTAGTTGTACATGGCAAGGGAATGAAGCAGCGCATCTTGCCTGTTCCCGATGATCTGGCGTCAGCATTGCAGAGCGTCGACGACGGATTCCTGTTTCCCAGCCCCACAGGCGGTCACCTGTCAGCGCACTGGGTTGGGACTCTGGTATCGCGCGCGCTCGCTGACGGAACCACAATGCATCAACTCCGTCACCTGTGCGCGACTGAAATCCACAACGAGACCCATGATGTGCGGCTTGTCCAGACGCTCCTTGGACACGCCTCACTGGCGACGACCCAGCGCTATCTGGCGGTCGACGAGTCCCGCATGCGTGACGCACTTGTCCGCAGAGCGAAGGAGTGGTACGCAGATTGA